A genome region from Leifsonia sp. Root112D2 includes the following:
- a CDS encoding ABC transporter substrate-binding protein, with product MSRITHTARGAAVIAAVAVSALILSACSGSSGNSSSGGAVDTSKLTMAIQGDMAPNGFDPLRYSTGQRIFFEGMYDSLFALDKDGKTVPDLVTKFTYNADNTQLTLDLKTSATFTDGSKLTADLVKKNLDYRSQAGALGLNAYTQFGAGQSNEIKDVTVVDEHTVTLTFAKAQPGFEANLGFPSGVIVGADGVADRSSLDTKPDGSGPLTLDTSGTVKGNKYLLTKKKGDADAKAYPFDSYAFLPIVDPQARVNSVISGETDVAEVTADTQAQLKSAGKSAGVGLVANGGTIFNVIAFDKVGATGPQWSDPRVYQALSMAINRDEYVKGVHPGEVPTANALPANSPGHLPELNKQFAYDPAGAKKLLAEAGYPNGFSFDFTVTQGSQRDIEALSAYWKAIGVTVKITNAASTEQQFKAVQTTPLGGPLALTWDNPLGNIFGVLFGFANYHKAENPAIQGAAGAYAAAAGKGDAAAQKTALAKLNKAIVESGWLIPLYEALSPWGYNTAKVAKLTFPGSDPYPLLASIQPAS from the coding sequence ATGTCCCGCATCACACACACAGCACGTGGCGCCGCGGTCATTGCGGCCGTCGCGGTATCTGCGCTCATACTCAGCGCATGTTCCGGTTCCAGTGGAAACAGCAGCAGCGGCGGCGCCGTCGACACGTCGAAGCTGACCATGGCAATCCAGGGCGACATGGCACCCAACGGCTTCGACCCGCTGCGCTACAGCACCGGTCAGCGCATCTTCTTCGAGGGGATGTACGACTCTCTCTTCGCGCTCGATAAGGACGGAAAGACCGTTCCAGACCTCGTTACGAAGTTCACATACAACGCCGACAACACGCAGCTGACACTTGACCTCAAGACGAGCGCGACGTTCACCGACGGCAGCAAGCTGACAGCGGATCTCGTCAAGAAGAATCTCGACTACCGCTCCCAGGCCGGCGCGCTCGGGCTGAACGCGTACACCCAGTTCGGCGCGGGCCAGAGTAACGAAATCAAGGATGTCACCGTCGTCGACGAGCACACCGTGACCCTCACCTTCGCCAAGGCTCAACCGGGCTTCGAAGCCAACCTCGGCTTCCCGTCGGGAGTGATCGTCGGGGCCGACGGTGTCGCCGATCGGTCGAGCCTGGATACCAAGCCAGACGGCTCCGGCCCGCTCACGCTCGACACTTCCGGAACGGTGAAGGGCAATAAGTACCTGCTCACGAAGAAGAAGGGCGACGCTGACGCGAAGGCCTACCCCTTCGACTCATACGCGTTCCTTCCGATCGTCGACCCGCAGGCGCGGGTGAACTCCGTGATCTCGGGTGAGACCGACGTGGCAGAGGTCACGGCCGACACGCAGGCGCAGCTGAAGTCCGCCGGCAAGTCTGCAGGCGTCGGGCTCGTCGCCAACGGTGGCACGATCTTCAACGTGATCGCCTTCGACAAGGTCGGCGCAACCGGGCCGCAGTGGTCTGACCCGCGCGTCTACCAGGCACTGTCGATGGCCATCAACCGCGACGAGTACGTCAAGGGGGTGCACCCGGGAGAGGTGCCCACCGCCAACGCGCTGCCGGCGAACAGCCCCGGCCACCTGCCTGAGCTCAACAAGCAGTTCGCCTATGATCCCGCAGGCGCCAAGAAGCTTCTCGCTGAGGCCGGCTACCCCAACGGGTTCAGCTTCGATTTCACGGTCACGCAGGGCAGCCAGCGCGACATCGAGGCGCTCTCGGCGTACTGGAAGGCGATCGGCGTGACCGTGAAGATCACGAACGCGGCGTCCACCGAGCAGCAGTTCAAGGCCGTGCAGACGACCCCGCTGGGCGGCCCGCTCGCGCTCACGTGGGACAACCCCCTCGGCAACATCTTCGGCGTGCTGTTCGGTTTCGCGAACTACCACAAGGCCGAGAACCCGGCCATCCAGGGTGCCGCAGGTGCATACGCTGCGGCCGCCGGCAAGGGTGACGCGGCTGCGCAGAAGACCGCACTCGCCAAGCTGAACAAGGCGATTGTGGAATCGGGCTGGCTCATTCCGTTGTATGAGGCGCTCTCGCCGTGGGGCTATAACACGGCGAAGGTGGCAAAACTGACCTTCCCCGGTTCAGACCCCTACCCGCTCCTGGCGTCCATCCAGCCGGCGTCCTGA
- a CDS encoding dipeptide/oligopeptide/nickel ABC transporter permease/ATP-binding protein: MTVSTTAILAIRKPHRRLRTKAFRSPTAILSLIWLVGLVIASLTGPLWLRYGPLAQDLGAVLQGPTAAHLLGTDQLGRDLLSRIVTAAASTMGLALVSPIVAVAVTVPLTLWAARSSRAEAVMNSISEIVLSLPGMVIILAFITAVGQNMLLVMAVFGVLFFGGLYRIFSGQAKSLQKQLYVEAAAVDGVRPLSVSFRHVLPNMATTVIVQFVIFFGIGIMLQAGLAFIGLGPQPPAPTWGGMIQSAAQFIFQQPWMMVPTGLVLALTIIAANALADVLSGGQATPPPLVAIRHKKLKTVPGLTVARPTSAAAPSNPLATAPGELVIEELVIGVDDGPALVTGVSMRVEPGRVMGLVGESGCGKSVTSYALMGLLAPGLSVRSGRIQWGDLDLARADEKALRKVRGHDIAFISQEPSRALDPMFTVASQLGAAVKRLRHVSGGEARRISEQLLVDVGIVDAPRVLKSFPHQISGGMAQRVAIALALAGSPRLLVADEPTTALDVTIQAEILALLRGLIAERGMSIILVTHDLGVVADLCDDVSVMYAGQIVETGTVRDVLMHPEHPYTMALLAADPHAIIAFEGTTRLASIPGQVPLPASWPSGCRFAQRCRFATDECLTTIELEPRTLGSGGVRCVRHDDVQGRQDEWREPVSVGGER; the protein is encoded by the coding sequence ATGACGGTCTCCACCACCGCGATCCTGGCCATCCGCAAGCCGCACCGCAGGCTGCGCACGAAAGCCTTCCGCTCGCCGACGGCCATCCTGTCGCTCATCTGGCTCGTGGGCCTGGTCATCGCCTCGCTCACCGGGCCACTCTGGCTGCGGTACGGGCCTCTCGCGCAAGACCTCGGCGCCGTTCTTCAGGGGCCGACCGCCGCGCACCTCCTCGGCACCGACCAGCTCGGTCGCGATCTTCTCTCCCGCATCGTGACCGCCGCCGCCTCCACGATGGGCCTGGCCCTCGTCTCCCCGATCGTCGCCGTCGCCGTCACCGTGCCCCTCACGCTGTGGGCCGCGCGCAGCAGCCGGGCCGAGGCTGTCATGAACAGCATCAGCGAGATCGTGCTCTCCCTTCCGGGGATGGTCATCATCCTCGCCTTCATCACGGCCGTCGGACAGAACATGCTGCTGGTCATGGCCGTATTCGGCGTGCTGTTCTTCGGAGGGCTGTACCGCATCTTCTCCGGCCAGGCGAAATCGCTACAGAAGCAGTTGTATGTCGAGGCCGCCGCGGTAGACGGTGTCAGGCCGCTCAGCGTCAGCTTTCGCCATGTGCTCCCGAACATGGCCACGACCGTGATAGTGCAATTCGTCATCTTCTTCGGCATCGGTATCATGCTGCAGGCGGGCCTCGCCTTCATCGGGCTGGGACCCCAGCCGCCGGCACCGACCTGGGGCGGCATGATCCAATCCGCCGCGCAGTTCATCTTCCAGCAGCCCTGGATGATGGTGCCCACCGGCCTCGTGCTCGCGCTGACCATCATCGCTGCCAACGCTCTGGCCGACGTGCTCTCCGGCGGCCAGGCGACTCCACCGCCACTAGTGGCGATTCGCCACAAAAAGCTCAAGACCGTGCCGGGCCTCACCGTCGCGCGTCCCACGAGTGCCGCCGCGCCCTCGAACCCGCTGGCGACCGCTCCGGGAGAACTCGTCATCGAAGAGCTCGTGATAGGGGTCGATGACGGGCCCGCGCTCGTGACGGGTGTTTCGATGCGAGTGGAGCCGGGTAGGGTCATGGGCCTCGTCGGTGAATCCGGCTGCGGTAAGAGCGTGACCTCCTACGCGCTGATGGGGCTGCTCGCTCCGGGGCTGTCGGTGCGCTCCGGACGCATCCAATGGGGAGATCTCGACCTCGCGCGCGCCGATGAGAAGGCCCTCAGAAAGGTGCGAGGTCATGACATCGCCTTCATCTCGCAGGAGCCCTCCCGGGCGCTGGACCCGATGTTCACTGTCGCCTCTCAACTGGGCGCGGCCGTCAAGCGTCTGCGTCACGTGAGCGGTGGCGAGGCGAGACGCATTTCTGAGCAGTTGCTCGTCGACGTCGGCATCGTCGATGCGCCCCGCGTGCTGAAGAGCTTCCCGCACCAGATCTCCGGCGGCATGGCGCAGCGCGTTGCTATCGCGTTGGCACTGGCGGGGTCCCCGCGCCTGCTGGTCGCCGATGAGCCCACGACCGCTCTGGACGTCACTATCCAGGCCGAGATCCTCGCCCTGCTGCGCGGCCTGATCGCCGAGCGCGGCATGTCGATCATTCTCGTCACGCACGACCTCGGTGTCGTCGCCGACCTCTGTGATGACGTCTCGGTGATGTATGCCGGGCAGATCGTCGAGACCGGCACCGTGCGTGACGTGCTGATGCATCCCGAGCATCCGTACACAATGGCGCTGCTCGCCGCCGACCCGCACGCAATCATCGCGTTCGAGGGCACGACGAGACTTGCGTCGATTCCGGGGCAGGTTCCACTCCCGGCATCCTGGCCCAGCGGATGCCGCTTCGCCCAGCGGTGCCGCTTCGCGACCGACGAGTGCCTGACCACGATCGAGTTGGAGCCTCGCACTCTCGGCTCCGGCGGCGTGCGCTGCGTTCGACACGATGACGTGCAGGGGCGACAGGACGAGTGGCGAGAGCCTGTCTCGGTCGGAGGAGAGCGATGA
- a CDS encoding IclR family transcriptional regulator has product MKAPDSVHVPEEGHVKTGSRYRIEALAKGLDVLRLFDESVTALKLREICDRTGIPMPTAFRVIATLEEGGFVERLPDGGIRPGVAVLTLGSAALRGSSLVQLSEQPLRQLAEATGETVNLGVLTGDRVLYLARLRNSDLVTANIQVGSTLPAAYTSMGKLLLAWLDDDELRQTLAGHDFAATAGPNAAQSIGELAARLAEIRQQGYAVQDEEVAAGLRSVSVPVFGRETKPAAAINIAVASSRHDVASLRGPLRERLQATADDISLRLRAN; this is encoded by the coding sequence ATGAAAGCTCCTGACTCCGTCCACGTTCCCGAAGAAGGGCATGTCAAGACGGGCAGCCGCTATCGGATCGAGGCGCTCGCCAAGGGACTGGACGTGCTGCGCCTGTTCGACGAATCTGTGACGGCGCTGAAGCTGCGCGAGATCTGCGATCGCACCGGCATCCCGATGCCGACGGCATTTCGCGTGATCGCGACCCTCGAAGAGGGCGGTTTCGTCGAGCGACTCCCCGACGGAGGAATCCGGCCGGGGGTGGCCGTGCTCACTCTCGGCTCGGCCGCGTTGCGTGGTTCGAGCCTGGTGCAACTGAGTGAGCAGCCCTTGCGGCAACTGGCCGAGGCCACCGGCGAGACCGTCAACCTCGGCGTGCTGACCGGCGACCGGGTGCTGTACCTCGCTCGACTGCGCAACTCCGACCTGGTGACCGCCAACATCCAGGTGGGCTCGACACTGCCTGCGGCCTACACCTCGATGGGCAAGCTGTTGCTGGCCTGGCTCGATGACGACGAGCTGCGGCAGACGTTGGCCGGTCACGACTTCGCCGCCACCGCCGGACCGAACGCGGCACAATCGATCGGCGAGCTGGCGGCGCGACTGGCCGAGATTCGGCAGCAGGGCTACGCCGTGCAGGACGAGGAGGTCGCCGCTGGCCTGCGCTCGGTATCGGTGCCGGTGTTCGGCCGCGAGACGAAGCCCGCCGCCGCGATCAACATCGCTGTCGCGTCGTCGCGGCACGACGTCGCATCGCTGCGCGGACCGCTGCGCGAGCGGCTGCAGGCCACCGCGGACGACATCTCGCTGCGCCTGCGCGCTAACTGA
- a CDS encoding ABC transporter permease, with protein sequence MAKRVGLGILTLLIASWIAFVLVHLSGSTPGGVALGQSATPEQIFAYNTKIGWYDPWLQQYFQWIGQVLQGNLGVSLIDGRPLGPDLAKRLPVTGALAVGGALLSAIIGILLGVLAAVRGGAVDRVVTVISGIMLSLPAFWVGVLLVYVLAVQLRMLPATGFVPFDVDPERWFRSLVLPVLTIAITSAGVIARQTRASMAESLAQEHIRTLRAIGTPTWSIVYVHALRGASLPILASIVVQFIVLFGGSVVIELLFALPGIGQAMQASVGSADLPFVQALVLVATLVVVVVNLVLELLNRTLDPKLRAS encoded by the coding sequence ATGGCAAAGCGGGTAGGACTCGGCATCCTGACCCTGCTCATCGCGTCGTGGATCGCCTTCGTGCTGGTGCACCTGTCCGGCTCGACGCCGGGCGGTGTCGCTCTGGGACAGTCTGCGACGCCGGAGCAGATCTTCGCCTACAACACCAAGATCGGCTGGTATGACCCCTGGTTGCAGCAATATTTCCAGTGGATCGGCCAGGTACTTCAAGGAAACCTCGGCGTTTCGCTCATCGACGGTCGGCCGCTCGGCCCTGATCTCGCCAAGCGCCTCCCCGTCACCGGGGCACTCGCCGTCGGCGGGGCGCTGCTCAGCGCGATCATCGGCATCCTCCTCGGCGTGCTGGCGGCGGTGCGCGGCGGCGCGGTTGACCGGGTGGTCACGGTGATCAGCGGCATCATGCTCTCGCTTCCTGCCTTCTGGGTGGGCGTCCTCCTCGTCTACGTCTTAGCCGTGCAGCTGCGTATGCTGCCGGCCACCGGATTCGTGCCTTTCGACGTCGACCCGGAGCGGTGGTTCCGATCCCTTGTTCTTCCGGTCTTGACGATCGCGATCACCTCGGCGGGTGTGATCGCGCGACAGACGCGCGCGTCGATGGCTGAGTCCCTCGCGCAGGAGCACATTCGCACCCTGCGCGCGATCGGCACACCGACATGGAGCATCGTCTATGTCCACGCGCTGCGCGGAGCGAGCCTCCCCATCCTCGCGAGCATCGTGGTGCAGTTCATCGTTCTCTTCGGCGGCTCGGTCGTCATCGAGCTTCTCTTCGCGCTCCCCGGAATCGGCCAGGCCATGCAGGCATCCGTCGGCTCCGCCGATCTTCCGTTCGTGCAGGCCCTCGTGCTCGTCGCCACACTCGTGGTAGTCGTGGTCAACCTCGTGCTCGAGCTCCTCAACCGCACCCTCGACCCGAAACTGCGTGCATCATGA
- a CDS encoding SDR family NAD(P)-dependent oxidoreductase, whose amino-acid sequence MTDSTPQIFPRFAGKTVLVTGAGTGFGAEIAVRAAQEGAKVAVHYRSSKAGAEATLQRIREAGSDGILVQADIGSWDQIKRMADEVWAEFGTLDVLVNNVGDVSSEQMAWDQLTQEALDAVIDIDVKGTLLMTHEFGARMLEQGHGNIVQVGSTVVVRGSSRAPQYAAAKYAILGITKSYAKAFAPAVRVNTFAPGFMETERLLGREDWKSGRREVLLSQTPMGVIPPPEFVTGACLWLATDEAAHLTGGYMLADGGFNMVGA is encoded by the coding sequence ATGACTGATTCCACCCCACAGATCTTCCCCCGCTTCGCGGGCAAGACGGTGCTCGTCACCGGTGCCGGTACCGGCTTCGGCGCCGAGATCGCCGTTCGCGCTGCGCAGGAGGGCGCGAAGGTCGCCGTGCACTACCGCTCGTCCAAGGCGGGTGCCGAGGCGACCCTCCAGCGCATTCGCGAGGCCGGCAGCGACGGAATACTGGTTCAGGCCGACATCGGCTCGTGGGATCAGATCAAGCGCATGGCCGACGAGGTGTGGGCTGAATTCGGAACCCTCGACGTGCTCGTCAACAACGTCGGCGACGTCTCGAGTGAGCAGATGGCGTGGGACCAGCTCACCCAGGAGGCGCTCGACGCGGTCATCGACATCGACGTCAAGGGCACGCTGCTGATGACCCACGAATTCGGTGCGCGGATGCTGGAGCAGGGCCACGGCAACATTGTGCAGGTCGGCTCCACCGTCGTCGTGCGCGGCTCCTCCCGCGCTCCGCAGTACGCGGCGGCCAAGTACGCGATTCTCGGCATCACCAAGTCGTACGCGAAGGCGTTCGCGCCGGCCGTGCGGGTCAACACCTTCGCGCCGGGCTTCATGGAGACCGAGCGGCTGCTGGGCCGTGAGGACTGGAAAAGCGGCCGCCGCGAGGTGCTGCTGTCGCAGACGCCGATGGGAGTCATCCCACCGCCCGAGTTCGTTACCGGCGCATGCCTGTGGCTCGCCACAGACGAAGCGGCTCACCTCACCGGTGGCTACATGCTCGCCGACGGCGGATTCAACATGGTCGGCGCGTAG
- a CDS encoding alpha/beta hydrolase, with amino-acid sequence MTTEPAPVRTPTVLRDLVYAEPAGCRPLSLDLHLPAQHDAQLIVFVHGGGWRLGSRRVFCPSMTAADDPFGRIVTAGFALASVDYRLSGEAVFPAQVDDAFAAVRWLRLHADEFGFDADRLVLWGESAGATIAALVALDPDASARGLIDWYGPTDLTAMAPDLGSLDDPDSREAGWLGHPVGADLDRARAASPATHVHAGAPPTLIAHGLDDQAVPHAQSELFAAALVGVGVPTELDLVPGAGHLWQGDVDRVGLLERALAFARRVTG; translated from the coding sequence TTGACGACTGAGCCGGCGCCCGTGCGCACGCCCACCGTGCTCCGCGACCTCGTGTACGCGGAGCCGGCGGGCTGCCGGCCACTGAGCCTGGATCTGCATCTGCCAGCGCAGCACGATGCACAGCTGATCGTGTTCGTGCACGGCGGCGGATGGCGGCTGGGCAGCCGCCGCGTGTTCTGCCCGTCGATGACCGCAGCCGACGACCCGTTCGGCCGGATCGTGACGGCGGGGTTCGCGCTCGCATCTGTCGACTACCGGCTCAGCGGCGAGGCAGTCTTTCCTGCCCAGGTCGATGACGCTTTCGCCGCCGTCCGATGGCTGCGTCTGCACGCCGACGAGTTCGGCTTCGACGCCGACCGCCTCGTGCTGTGGGGCGAGTCGGCGGGCGCGACGATCGCGGCGCTGGTCGCGCTGGATCCGGATGCCTCGGCCCGCGGTCTCATCGACTGGTACGGGCCGACCGACCTGACCGCGATGGCGCCGGATCTCGGCAGTCTCGACGACCCCGACAGCCGTGAGGCCGGCTGGCTCGGGCATCCCGTCGGCGCCGACCTCGATCGTGCCCGAGCGGCCAGCCCCGCCACGCATGTGCACGCCGGCGCGCCCCCGACCTTGATCGCGCATGGCCTGGACGATCAGGCGGTGCCTCACGCGCAGAGCGAGCTGTTCGCCGCGGCGCTGGTGGGCGTGGGGGTGCCGACTGAATTGGACCTCGTGCCCGGTGCGGGGCACCTGTGGCAGGGCGACGTGGACCGCGTCGGTTTGCTTGAGCGCGCGCTCGCGTTCGCCCGCCGCGTTACTGGGTAG
- a CDS encoding ATP-binding cassette domain-containing protein — translation MTTVQLVREAADAEAVPLLEVRNLTIRYNKKGPAAVDGVSFTIARGETMGLVGESGSGKTTIGRAILGLQPVTDGQILFEGRDITHAKPAARRSLQGELRAVFQDPFSSLNPRRPIGDAITEPLRIAGIARAERDLRAQDVLSAVGLPPGSEDRYPRQFSGGQRQRIAIARALVTDPRLVVCDEAVSALDLSTQAQVLNLLADLRSGKDLGYLFIAHDMAVVEFLAQRVIVLNRGRIVEQGATIDVMRNPQALYTRTLMAASPVPDPDEQARRREAWQALRAEAKVAG, via the coding sequence ATGACCACGGTGCAGCTGGTCCGAGAAGCCGCGGATGCCGAGGCCGTGCCGCTGCTGGAGGTGCGCAACCTCACCATCCGTTACAACAAGAAGGGTCCCGCGGCCGTCGATGGCGTGTCGTTCACGATCGCCCGTGGCGAGACGATGGGTCTCGTCGGAGAGTCAGGCTCCGGTAAGACGACGATCGGACGGGCCATCCTCGGCCTGCAGCCGGTCACAGACGGGCAGATCCTGTTCGAGGGCCGCGACATCACGCACGCGAAACCGGCGGCACGCCGCTCACTGCAGGGCGAGCTGCGCGCCGTGTTCCAAGACCCCTTCTCCTCGCTGAACCCGCGCCGGCCGATCGGCGACGCCATCACCGAACCGCTCCGGATCGCCGGCATCGCTCGCGCGGAGCGCGATCTGCGCGCGCAGGACGTGCTTTCCGCCGTCGGCCTGCCGCCGGGGTCGGAAGACCGGTATCCTCGCCAGTTCTCCGGCGGCCAGCGGCAGCGCATCGCGATCGCTCGAGCCCTCGTCACCGATCCGCGCCTTGTGGTCTGCGACGAGGCTGTCAGCGCGCTCGACCTCTCCACGCAGGCGCAGGTGCTCAACCTGCTGGCCGACTTGCGCTCCGGCAAAGACCTCGGCTACCTCTTCATAGCCCACGACATGGCCGTCGTTGAATTCCTCGCCCAACGCGTCATCGTGCTCAACCGCGGACGAATAGTGGAGCAGGGCGCCACAATCGACGTGATGCGCAACCCCCAAGCCCTCTACACCCGCACCCTCATGGCGGCCTCACCGGTTCCCGACCCCGACGAGCAGGCGCGTCGCCGCGAGGCATGGCAGGCGCTCCGTGCCGAGGCGAAGGTTGCCGGCTGA
- a CDS encoding carboxymuconolactone decarboxylase family protein → MTARITPLRPHEQSIDQRVLAAAITGGPRAQGPQHFPLTADDGSLRGPFDGFLRSPAVGTALQELGASIRYCTGFTDRARELAILLVAARRDSDFERESHEAIARALGFTPTEIASICALDVAGFPNDEALVGRVVIALLDGDLNDELWERASAGLGDGAIFELTTLVGYYSTLALQLRVFRVES, encoded by the coding sequence ATGACCGCCCGCATCACCCCTCTTCGACCCCACGAGCAATCGATCGATCAGCGCGTGCTGGCTGCGGCAATCACCGGTGGTCCACGCGCTCAGGGACCGCAACACTTTCCGCTGACCGCCGATGACGGATCGCTCCGCGGGCCGTTCGACGGATTCCTGCGTTCGCCCGCGGTCGGCACCGCATTGCAAGAGCTCGGTGCGAGCATCCGATACTGCACCGGGTTCACCGACCGTGCCCGCGAGCTGGCGATCCTCCTTGTCGCCGCACGCCGGGACAGTGATTTCGAGCGCGAATCACACGAGGCGATCGCTCGCGCTCTCGGCTTCACTCCCACGGAGATTGCCTCCATTTGTGCGCTCGACGTCGCGGGGTTCCCGAACGACGAGGCCCTCGTCGGGCGCGTTGTCATCGCGCTGCTGGACGGCGACCTGAACGACGAACTGTGGGAGAGGGCATCCGCAGGTCTCGGTGACGGCGCCATCTTCGAACTCACTACCCTCGTCGGTTACTACTCGACGCTCGCGCTGCAACTGCGCGTCTTTCGGGTGGAGTCGTGA
- a CDS encoding quercetin 2,3-dioxygenase, producing MTLESAERQLDPMHIGILPGVPKPFYLAHGEGEKSIVFDTMFDILLTGDETDGQFDVFTSEGNAGDIIPAHLHPYTNEIFYVVSGAVHLWMDDEHGFKDDRVLTAGAFAYVPRNTIHAYRNEAADSKVLGVSSAGFGRFFHAMGKPTLETGIPGPSEFFAPSFDQMRAAGEKYGTVFRPDYKFLDD from the coding sequence ATGACACTGGAGTCTGCAGAGCGACAGCTCGACCCCATGCACATCGGCATTCTGCCGGGAGTGCCCAAGCCCTTCTATCTCGCCCACGGCGAGGGCGAGAAGAGCATCGTGTTCGACACGATGTTCGACATTCTGCTGACCGGAGACGAGACCGACGGTCAGTTCGACGTGTTCACGAGTGAGGGCAATGCCGGCGATATCATTCCGGCGCACCTTCACCCTTATACGAATGAGATCTTCTACGTCGTCAGTGGCGCCGTCCACTTGTGGATGGACGATGAGCACGGGTTCAAGGACGACCGGGTACTGACCGCTGGCGCATTCGCCTATGTACCCAGGAACACCATCCACGCGTACCGTAACGAGGCGGCCGACTCGAAGGTCCTCGGGGTATCCAGCGCCGGCTTCGGCCGCTTCTTCCACGCGATGGGCAAGCCGACGCTGGAGACGGGCATTCCGGGACCGAGCGAGTTCTTCGCTCCGTCGTTCGACCAGATGCGTGCCGCGGGCGAGAAGTATGGCACCGTCTTCCGCCCGGACTACAAGTTCCTTGACGACTGA
- a CDS encoding LysR family transcriptional regulator, translating into MDVPIHVVRYFCVLAEELHFGRAAERLSITPPSLSQQISRLEQQIGVKLFDRSSRKVELTAYGSDLLPLARRVQDDHDQILSWARSVRRDRDAPVLKVGLVAASAGTLTTAAIAATMNAFPNARIEMRRLGFFDVIDDLEAGRVDVVFGPGPIQVPPRIRSEPIWREPRILVTRSDHRFADRESISILETNDEVFVAVTDGRPEVVDWWLVDPRPDGSRPKRGLTADSVDGLFELVAAGAGVNIAGQSAARQYRRDELAFIPFDDIEPATILLFSLGDTQNPMVKAFRETAQELSSLVEVSFH; encoded by the coding sequence ATGGATGTTCCGATCCACGTCGTGCGCTACTTCTGCGTGCTCGCCGAAGAGCTCCACTTCGGCCGCGCCGCTGAGCGCTTGAGCATCACCCCGCCGTCTCTGAGTCAGCAGATCAGCCGGCTCGAGCAGCAGATTGGTGTAAAGCTCTTCGATCGCAGCTCCCGTAAGGTCGAGCTCACCGCCTACGGAAGTGACCTGCTTCCGCTCGCCCGACGCGTGCAGGACGACCACGATCAGATCCTCAGCTGGGCCCGTTCCGTGCGGCGCGACCGCGATGCGCCCGTCCTGAAGGTCGGCCTCGTCGCTGCCAGCGCTGGCACGCTCACGACCGCCGCAATCGCCGCCACGATGAACGCCTTCCCCAACGCGCGTATCGAGATGCGGCGCCTGGGATTCTTCGACGTCATCGACGACCTCGAGGCCGGGCGAGTGGACGTCGTGTTCGGGCCGGGCCCCATTCAGGTTCCGCCGCGAATACGTTCGGAACCAATCTGGCGCGAGCCTCGCATCCTTGTCACGCGGTCCGATCACCGTTTCGCCGACCGGGAGTCGATCTCGATCCTCGAGACCAACGACGAGGTCTTCGTCGCCGTCACCGACGGTCGACCCGAAGTGGTCGACTGGTGGCTCGTCGATCCCCGCCCCGACGGGTCGCGTCCGAAGCGCGGACTGACGGCCGACAGCGTTGACGGACTCTTCGAGCTCGTTGCTGCAGGCGCGGGGGTCAACATTGCAGGTCAGTCAGCGGCGCGGCAGTATCGCCGCGACGAACTCGCCTTCATCCCGTTCGACGACATCGAGCCCGCCACGATTCTGCTCTTCAGCCTCGGCGACACGCAGAACCCCATGGTCAAGGCATTCCGCGAGACCGCGCAGGAGCTGTCTTCTCTCGTCGAGGTGTCATTCCACTAA
- a CDS encoding SDR family NAD(P)-dependent oxidoreductase — protein sequence MSTATIVENGTATYADWLGLNGSRALVAGGGGIGGACALAFAAAGASVAVADRDVATLEAIGSELAARGANYELIEADLTEHGSGERVVAEVVEKLGGLDILLHAIGINDRRPILEFTEDEWDHILRVNLSSAFGVAQAAGRRMVEQGYGRVLALSSVSGLLAHHSHGPYAASKGGINQLLRAMAREWAASGVTVNALAPGYIETPLTAGELAKPGKRENLVGLVPAGRLGTPDEVTGAALFLSSRHASFITGHVMYIDGGRTLV from the coding sequence GTGTCGACAGCGACAATCGTCGAGAACGGTACGGCAACGTACGCGGACTGGCTCGGACTGAACGGCTCGCGCGCGCTCGTCGCCGGAGGCGGCGGAATCGGCGGAGCCTGCGCACTCGCGTTTGCTGCGGCAGGGGCATCCGTCGCCGTCGCCGACCGCGATGTGGCGACCCTCGAGGCGATCGGCTCCGAGCTGGCGGCCCGCGGGGCGAACTACGAGCTGATCGAGGCCGATCTCACTGAACATGGCTCAGGAGAGCGCGTGGTAGCCGAGGTCGTCGAGAAGCTCGGCGGACTCGACATTCTCCTGCACGCCATCGGCATCAATGACCGTCGCCCGATCCTCGAGTTCACTGAGGACGAATGGGACCATATCCTGCGCGTCAACCTCTCGTCGGCTTTCGGCGTGGCGCAGGCCGCGGGACGTCGCATGGTGGAGCAGGGATATGGTCGGGTGCTCGCCCTCTCAAGCGTCTCCGGCCTTCTCGCGCACCACTCGCATGGTCCATACGCGGCATCCAAAGGGGGCATCAACCAGCTCCTGCGGGCCATGGCACGGGAGTGGGCGGCGTCTGGCGTCACGGTGAATGCACTCGCGCCTGGCTACATCGAGACCCCGCTGACCGCTGGTGAGCTCGCCAAGCCGGGCAAGCGCGAGAACCTCGTGGGCCTCGTTCCGGCAGGCCGCCTCGGCACTCCAGACGAGGTGACCGGAGCAGCTCTGTTTCTATCGTCACGTCACGCCAGCTTCATCACCGGCCACGTGATGTACATCGACGGCGGACGCACGCTGGTCTAG